In the genome of Salana multivorans, the window CCTGGGTCCTCGGCTGCCTCACGGGCTTCGGCGAGGCCTCGCGGATGACGCAGTTCAAGGACAAGTCGGCGAAGCAGGGCACGGACGGCACGACGGTCGGGCTGTTCACCTACCCGGTGCTCATGGCGGCCGACATCCTGCTCTACGACGCCGACCTCGTGCCCGTGGGGGAGGACCAGCGTCAGCACCTCGAGCTCTCCCGCAACCTGGCGCAGCGGCTCAACTCCCGGTACGCGCCGGAGGGGACGGAGCTCGTCACGGTGCCCGAGCCGTACATCGTCAAGGCCACCGCCAAGATCTACGACCTGGCCGAGCCGACCGCGAAGATGAGCAAGTCCGGCAACCCGTCCGGCCTCATCGAGCTGCTGGACCCGCCGAAGGTCGTGGCGAAGCGGATCAAGTCCGCCGTGACGGACGCCGACACGGTGATCGCGTTCGACCCCGTGGCCAAGCCGGGCGTCTCCAACCTCCTGTCGATCCACTCGGCCCTGTCCGGGGTGCCGATCGACGAGCTGGTCGCCGAGTTCGACGGCAAGATGTACGGCCACCTCAAGGTGGCCGTCGTCGACGTCGTCGAGGCCGCGCTCGGCCCGATCCGCGAGCGGGTCGGGGAGCTGCTCGCGCGGCCGGACGAGCTCGACGAGATCCTCGCCGTCGGGGCGCAGAAGGCGCGGGCGATCGCCCGCGAGACCCTCGCGAGGGTCTACGACGCCGTCGGCCTGGTGCCGGCGCGATGAGCTCCGAGACGCTCTCGTTCCTCTCCCCGTTCGCGGGAGGGACGAGCGTCGGTGTGGCCATCGAGGTCCCCGAGCCGCACGCGAACGCGCTGCGCGAGCTGCGCGAGTGGGTCGAGGGCGCGCCGCCCGTCGAGATCATCGGCCCGCACATCACGCTCGTCCCGCCGACGCTGCTGCCGAGCTACGACCTCACCGACGTGGAGGCCCAGCTCGCCCGGGCCGCCCGGGCGGTCGCGCCGTTCCCGGTGGTCCTCGCCGGCTCGGGGACCTTCCGCCCGACGACGCAGGTGGTCTACGCGGCGCTCGCGGAGGGCGGCCAGCAGTGCGAGGCGCTCCAGGCCGAGGCCCGCCGGGGCCCGCTGGAGCAGGAGCTCCGGTTCGCCTACCACCCGCACGTCACCGTGGCGCAGGACGTCACGGACGAGCGGCTCGACGCGGCCGAGGACGCCCTGTCCCGGTTCCACGCGGCGTTCGAGGTGACGGAGTTCGTGCTGTACGAGCTGGGTCCCGACGGGATCTGGCACACGATTCGACGATTCGAGCTGACCGGTCGGCGCGGCCGGTCGACGTAGACGTCGAGGTGAGGGTGAGGTCATCGGCATGAAGGCATGGGTCGCTACCGTCGTCGAACGGGTCCAGGCGGTCGTGGCGTGGTTCAACAGGACGCGCGTCGGCCGGATGAACGCGCGCTACGGCGCCGTCAACGGCGCCCTGCTGGCCGGGGGGATCGCCTACGCCGGGCTGTTCTCGACGTTCGCCGTGCTCACGCTCGCGTTCACCGTCTTCATGCGGCTGCTCGGGGACAACGTCGAGCTGCGCGACGCCGTCGTCGACGCCATCGACCGCGCCCTGCCGGGCATCATCGAGAACGGCGGCAACGACGGGCTGCTCACGCCCGACCAGCTCATCCTCGACAGCGGCCTGACGGTGACGAGCGTCGTCGCGGTGGTGACGCTGCTCCTGTCCGGGCTCGCCGTCATGGGGTCGCTCGGGATGGCGGTGCGGGCGATGTTCGGCGTCGTCGCGCCGGCCGGGAACGCCGTCGTCGCCAAGCTGCGCGACCTGTCGGGCTTCGTCGTGCTGGCGCTCGCCGTCCTCGTCACGGCCGCGCTCACCGTCGCCGCGGGGACGGCGGGGGCCTGGGTGACGGCGCAGCTCGGGCTCGAGGCCGGGGTCGGCGCGCTGCTCGTGCGAGGGCTCGGCCTGCTCGGCGCGTTCGTCGTCGACACGCTCGTGTTCGCGGCGATCATGCGGCTGCTCGCCGGTGCCCGGCCGCCGACGCGGGACCTGTGGGCCGGGGCGATGATGGGTGCCGCGATCGGCGGCCTCGTGCGGCTGCTCGGGACGAGCGTGGTCGGCGGGGCGAGGGGGAACCCGCTCCTGGCGTCGTTCGCCGCGCTGGTGACGCTGCTGCTGTGGATCAACCTCGTGGCCCGGATCACGCTCTACGTCGCCGCGTGGACGGCCAACCCGCCGGCGCCGGAGCACTCGAGCGTGCGTCCCGAAGAGCTCCACGCGCGGCAGCGCCCGAACTACGTGACGGTCTCCGTCCCGGCGACGCTCACCTGGGACCACGACCCGCGCACCGGTGCCGTGCTGCCGAGCGAGGCGACCCGGGTCGAGCGCGAGGACACGGAGCGCGAGCGGACGCTCCAGCGTCGCGAGCTGCAGGCGGCACTGGATGCCGCGCTCGAGCGGCCGGACTCGTGGTGGTCGCGGCGGCGCGCCCTGCGGGCGGCGCGCCGGGCCGCCCGCGACGTGCGCGCGGACCGCGCGGAGGACCAGCGGCCCGACTGACGCGGCGCCGTGGTGGTCCCGGCGGGCGCCACGGCCACCGGCGGTGCCGGGGAGACCAGCCCCCCGACTTCCCCGGTCAGTACGTGCGCGTCACGATGGCGCGCTTGACCTCGGCGATCGCCTTGGTGACCTCGATGCCGCGCGGGCAGGCGTCGGTGCAGTTGAAGGTCGTGCGGCAGCGCCACACGCCCTCCTTGTCGTTGAGGATGCTGAGCCGCTGCGTCCCGCCCTCGTCGCGGCTGTCGAAGATGAACCTGTGCGCGTTGACGATCGCCGCCGGCCCGAAGTACTGCCCGTCGGCCCAGAACACCGGGCACGACGTCGTGCAGCACGCGCAGAGGATGCACTTCGTCGTGTCGTCGAACCGCTCGCGCTGCTCGGCGGACTGCAGGCGCTCGCGCGTGGGGGCGTTGCCCGTCGTGATGAGGAACGGCATCACCTCGCGGTAGGAGGCGAAGAACGGCTCCATGTCGACGATGAGGTCCTTCTTCACGGGCAGGCCCTTGATCGGCTCGACCGTGATCGGCTTCGACAGGTCGAGGTCCTTGAGCAGCGTCTTGCAGGCCAGCCGGTTGCGGCCGTTGATCCGCATGGCGTCCGACCCGCAGATGCCGTGCGCGCAGGAGCGGCGGAACGTGAGCGACCCGTCGAGGTCCCACTTGATCTTGTGGAGCGCGTCGAGCACGCGGTCCGTCCCGTGCATCGTGAGCGTGAAGTCCTGCGAGTACGGGGTGGGGCTCGGCGTGTCCGGGTCGAACCGCTCGATCCGCAGGGTGACCGTGAAGGACGGGATCTCGCCGATCGCGTCCCCGGCAGCCGAGCGCTCGGTCACAGTCGCCGTCATCAGTACTTCCTCTCCATCGGCTGGTAGCGCGTCACGGTGACCGGCTTGTAGTCCAGCACCACGCGCGAGTCGAAGCTGACCTCGCCGTCGCCGTGCACGTCGAGGTAGGCCATCGTGTGCTTCATGAAGCCGGCGTCGTCGCGGTCGGGGAAGTCCTCGCGGAAGTGCCCGCCGCGCGACTCCTCGCGGGCCAGCGCGCCGACCACGACGGCCTCGGCGATGTCGAGCAGGAAGCCCAGCTCGAACGCCTCGACCAGCTCGGTGTTGTAGGAGCTGCCCTTGTCCGACACCCCGACGTTGCGGGCGCGGGCGCGCAGCGCCTCAACGTCCGCGAGGCAGCGCGTGAGCGACTCCTTCGTCCGGAACACCTGGGCGTTGGCGTCCATCGTCGCCTGGAGCTCGCGCCGGATCGCGGCGACGTTGTCGTCCCCGCTGCCCGCGCGCAGCGCGGCGAGCTGCTCCTCGACGAACGCGACCGGGTCGCCGTCGGGCAGCTCGGGCAGGTCGCTGGAGACCGCGTGCTCGGCCGCCGCGATCCCCGCGCGCTTGCCGAAGACGTTGATGTCGAGCAGCGAGTTCGTCCCGAGCCGGTTGGACCCGTGGACGGACACGCACGCGCACTCGCCGGCCGCGAACAGCCCCGGCACCATCTCGGTGTTGGAGCGCAGCACGTTCGTCGTGACGTTCGTCGGGATGCCCCCCATCGCGTAGTGCGCGGTCGGGTACACGGGCACCGGCTCGGTGTACGGCTCGACGCCGAGGTAGGTCCGCGCGAACTCCGTGATGTCCGGGAGCTTGGCGTCGATGTGCGCCGGCTCGAGGTGCGTGAGGTCGAGCAGCACGTAGTCCTTGTGCGGGCCGGCGCCGCGGCCCTCGCGGACCTCGTTCGCCATGGAGCGGGCGACGATGTCGCGCGGCGCCAGGTCCTTGATGGTCGGCGCGTAGCGCTCCATGAACCGCTCGCCGGAGGCGTTGCGGAGGATCGCGCCCTCACCGCGCGCGGCCTCGGACAGCAGGATGCCGAGGCCAGCAAGGCCGGTCGGGTGGAACTGGAAGAACTCCATGTCCTCCAGCGGCAGCCCGCGCCGGTAGGCGACGGCCATGCCGTCACCCGTGAGCGTGTGCGCGTTCGAGGTCGTCTTGTAGATCTTGCCGGCGCCGCCGGTCGCGAACACCACCGACTTGGCGCGGATGACGTGCAGCTCGCCCGTCGCCAGCTCGTAGGCGACGACGCCGGCCGCCCGCACGTCGTCGTCCGTGCGCGGGTCGCCGGTGAGCAGCAGGTCGAGGACGTAGAACTCGTTGAAGAACTCCACGTCCTGCTTGACGCACTGCTGGTAGAGCGTCTGCAGGATCATGTGACCGGTGCGGTCGGCCGCGTAGCAGGCGCGGCGCACCGGGGCCTCGCCGTGGTTGCGGGTGTGGCCGCCGAACCGGCGCTGGTCGATCCGGCCCTCGGGCGTGCGGTTGAACGGCAGGCCCATCTTCTCCAGGTCCAGCACCGCGTCGATGGCCTCCTTGGCCATGATCTCGGCCGCGTCCTGGTCGACGAGGTAGTCACCGCCCTTGACCGTGTCGAAGGTGTGCCACTCCCAGTTGTCGTCCTCGACGTTGGCGAGCGCCGCGCACATCCCGCCCTGGGCGGCTCCGGTGTGCGAGCGGGTCGGGTAGAGCTTGGTGACGACGGCGGTGCGCGCGCGCGAGGAGGCCTCGAGCGCCGCGCGCATGCCTGCGCCGCCGGCTCCGACGATGACGACGTCGTAGGTGTGCGTCTGCACGGGGTTGTCCTTCTTCCGCTTGCGACGGGTGGTGGTGCGACTGGCCGGGGTCTCGGGGGTCGGCGTTCGGCCTCAGGCGAAGCAGATCGACGGCAGCAGGTCCGCCGGTGAGCCCGGCGGGCACGGGTCGAACGTGAAGATGACGAGCGTCCCGAGCACGACCGTCACGACGAACGCGAGGTAGAGCAGCGCCTTGAGCGTGATCCGGGTGCCGGTCCGCTCGGCGTAGTCGTTGATGATCGTGCGAACGCCGTTCGTGCCGTGGATCATCGCGAGCCAGAGCATGAGCAGGTCCCAGACCTGCCAGAACGGCGAGCTCCACTTGCCGCCGACGAAGGCGAAGTCGATCGCGTGGACGCCGTCGCCGATGAGCAGGTTGACGA includes:
- a CDS encoding 2'-5' RNA ligase family protein, giving the protein MSSETLSFLSPFAGGTSVGVAIEVPEPHANALRELREWVEGAPPVEIIGPHITLVPPTLLPSYDLTDVEAQLARAARAVAPFPVVLAGSGTFRPTTQVVYAALAEGGQQCEALQAEARRGPLEQELRFAYHPHVTVAQDVTDERLDAAEDALSRFHAAFEVTEFVLYELGPDGIWHTIRRFELTGRRGRST
- a CDS encoding YihY/virulence factor BrkB family protein — protein: MKAWVATVVERVQAVVAWFNRTRVGRMNARYGAVNGALLAGGIAYAGLFSTFAVLTLAFTVFMRLLGDNVELRDAVVDAIDRALPGIIENGGNDGLLTPDQLILDSGLTVTSVVAVVTLLLSGLAVMGSLGMAVRAMFGVVAPAGNAVVAKLRDLSGFVVLALAVLVTAALTVAAGTAGAWVTAQLGLEAGVGALLVRGLGLLGAFVVDTLVFAAIMRLLAGARPPTRDLWAGAMMGAAIGGLVRLLGTSVVGGARGNPLLASFAALVTLLLWINLVARITLYVAAWTANPPAPEHSSVRPEELHARQRPNYVTVSVPATLTWDHDPRTGAVLPSEATRVEREDTERERTLQRRELQAALDAALERPDSWWSRRRALRAARRAARDVRADRAEDQRPD
- the sdhA gene encoding succinate dehydrogenase flavoprotein subunit; this encodes MQTHTYDVVIVGAGGAGMRAALEASSRARTAVVTKLYPTRSHTGAAQGGMCAALANVEDDNWEWHTFDTVKGGDYLVDQDAAEIMAKEAIDAVLDLEKMGLPFNRTPEGRIDQRRFGGHTRNHGEAPVRRACYAADRTGHMILQTLYQQCVKQDVEFFNEFYVLDLLLTGDPRTDDDVRAAGVVAYELATGELHVIRAKSVVFATGGAGKIYKTTSNAHTLTGDGMAVAYRRGLPLEDMEFFQFHPTGLAGLGILLSEAARGEGAILRNASGERFMERYAPTIKDLAPRDIVARSMANEVREGRGAGPHKDYVLLDLTHLEPAHIDAKLPDITEFARTYLGVEPYTEPVPVYPTAHYAMGGIPTNVTTNVLRSNTEMVPGLFAAGECACVSVHGSNRLGTNSLLDINVFGKRAGIAAAEHAVSSDLPELPDGDPVAFVEEQLAALRAGSGDDNVAAIRRELQATMDANAQVFRTKESLTRCLADVEALRARARNVGVSDKGSSYNTELVEAFELGFLLDIAEAVVVGALAREESRGGHFREDFPDRDDAGFMKHTMAYLDVHGDGEVSFDSRVVLDYKPVTVTRYQPMERKY
- the trpS gene encoding tryptophan--tRNA ligase; protein product: MTSSRPRVFSGMQPTADSLHLGNYLGALRQWVQLQDTHDAIYSVVDLHALTVSPDPAALRARTRVTAAQYLAAGVDPERSILFVQSHVPEHAELTWVLGCLTGFGEASRMTQFKDKSAKQGTDGTTVGLFTYPVLMAADILLYDADLVPVGEDQRQHLELSRNLAQRLNSRYAPEGTELVTVPEPYIVKATAKIYDLAEPTAKMSKSGNPSGLIELLDPPKVVAKRIKSAVTDADTVIAFDPVAKPGVSNLLSIHSALSGVPIDELVAEFDGKMYGHLKVAVVDVVEAALGPIRERVGELLARPDELDEILAVGAQKARAIARETLARVYDAVGLVPAR
- a CDS encoding succinate dehydrogenase hydrophobic membrane anchor subunit — encoded protein: MSGSAPDIAPPRTRRTAGLRGDVNLELWGWLFMRISGVVLIVLVFGHLIVNLLIGDGVHAIDFAFVGGKWSSPFWQVWDLLMLWLAMIHGTNGVRTIINDYAERTGTRITLKALLYLAFVVTVVLGTLVIFTFDPCPPGSPADLLPSICFA
- a CDS encoding succinate dehydrogenase iron-sulfur subunit, coding for MTATVTERSAAGDAIGEIPSFTVTLRIERFDPDTPSPTPYSQDFTLTMHGTDRVLDALHKIKWDLDGSLTFRRSCAHGICGSDAMRINGRNRLACKTLLKDLDLSKPITVEPIKGLPVKKDLIVDMEPFFASYREVMPFLITTGNAPTRERLQSAEQRERFDDTTKCILCACCTTSCPVFWADGQYFGPAAIVNAHRFIFDSRDEGGTQRLSILNDKEGVWRCRTTFNCTDACPRGIEVTKAIAEVKRAIVTRTY